Proteins encoded in a region of the Bartonella harrusi genome:
- a CDS encoding DNA adenine methylase: MSLEKHRDLSEKTIQKSPLRYPGGKSRSVTLIVDNYIKKQKTLCSPFVGGGSIELTLAKRGTKVYAYDAFKPLVIFWQMLLKDASALAKKVREYEDMTPTIFYNLQKKFRNIRNRLEIAAAFFALNRSSFSGTTLSGGMSPGHPRFNQRSIERLRDFEIENFTVEHLDFKESIPRHSNDFLYCDPPYLINQKLYGEKGDKHNSFDHKALAELLRNRQGWVLSYNNCVEVRELYKGHIIINPEWTYGMGNNKKSNELLILSKDFLGIV; the protein is encoded by the coding sequence ATTTCTTTAGAAAAACACAGAGATCTTAGTGAAAAAACTATCCAAAAATCTCCTCTTCGTTATCCAGGTGGGAAAAGCCGTTCCGTTACTTTGATCGTTGATAATTACATAAAAAAACAAAAGACTTTGTGTTCTCCTTTTGTAGGTGGTGGTTCAATTGAACTAACTTTGGCAAAAAGAGGTACAAAAGTTTATGCTTATGATGCTTTTAAGCCGCTCGTTATCTTTTGGCAAATGCTTTTGAAAGATGCTTCAGCTCTTGCAAAAAAAGTGAGAGAATATGAGGATATGACTCCTACAATATTTTATAATCTTCAAAAAAAATTTAGAAATATTAGAAATCGATTAGAAATTGCTGCTGCTTTTTTTGCTCTCAATCGCTCCTCTTTTTCTGGAACAACACTTTCTGGTGGTATGTCTCCAGGGCATCCTAGATTCAATCAGCGTTCCATTGAACGACTTAGAGATTTTGAGATTGAAAATTTTACAGTGGAACATTTAGATTTTAAAGAAAGTATCCCTAGGCACTCTAACGATTTTCTTTATTGTGATCCTCCGTACCTGATTAATCAAAAACTTTATGGTGAAAAAGGCGATAAACATAATTCTTTTGATCATAAAGCTCTTGCTGAACTTTTAAGAAATCGTCAAGGGTGGGTTTTATCCTATAATAATTGTGTAGAAGTTAGAGAACTTTATAAGGGACATATAATAATTAATCCTGAGTGGACCTATGGTATGGGAAACAATAAAAAGTCAAATGAACTTTTAATTTTGAGTAAGGATTTTTTGGGAATTGTATGA
- a CDS encoding TrbI/VirB10 family protein: MKNNKNLNPSDSPDFFSVKTKGRGVRRLNNLPLVGAIGIISFALIGITYTFMLRQQSNDVAREEQKLLFVDETPLPVRPEGDDYVQAKLPEVSPIEPTKSTEIQKSVKKIPEQRQIDKIVDEEDEAQKRLLTRIEERRFAKMEAALDSEPTVSFTMDSMIKKQSQIQDNNPQKATLESLFGRSGGAPNTSFYNSDGGRDPNMQAQKIAFLSQSPEAEVYLKNTRQEAIQASLEVKAGTIIPGVMISGVNSDLPGQIIAQVRESVYDSATGQNVLIPMGSRLIGTYDSQVSTGQKRVLIAWSRVIYPDGSSLSLGNMPGSDQSGYAGFSDKVNNHYLKIFGNALMLSVISGASQLSQQTHKRGNEDSKLTTAKETLAAELGRQWGEVGIEMTRKNLNIQPTIIIRPGYNFNVMVTKDIILPSWQGHPMAALPY; this comes from the coding sequence ATGAAAAATAATAAAAACTTAAATCCTTCAGATTCTCCTGATTTTTTTTCTGTAAAAACAAAAGGGCGTGGAGTACGGCGATTAAATAATCTACCTTTGGTGGGTGCTATAGGAATTATTTCTTTTGCGCTTATTGGTATTACCTATACTTTTATGTTGCGGCAGCAATCTAATGATGTTGCTCGAGAAGAGCAAAAACTTTTATTTGTAGATGAAACACCTTTACCAGTGCGGCCAGAAGGTGATGATTATGTTCAAGCAAAATTACCAGAGGTCTCACCGATAGAACCAACTAAGTCAACTGAGATACAAAAATCAGTAAAAAAAATTCCAGAGCAAAGACAAATTGACAAAATCGTAGACGAAGAAGATGAAGCGCAGAAAAGATTATTAACGCGTATTGAAGAGAGACGTTTTGCTAAAATGGAGGCTGCTTTAGATTCTGAACCTACAGTTTCTTTTACAATGGATTCAATGATAAAAAAACAATCTCAAATACAAGATAATAATCCTCAAAAAGCAACTCTTGAAAGTTTATTTGGTCGATCTGGAGGAGCACCAAACACATCATTTTATAATAGTGATGGAGGGCGTGATCCTAACATGCAAGCGCAAAAGATTGCTTTTTTATCGCAATCACCAGAAGCAGAAGTTTATTTAAAAAATACACGGCAAGAAGCTATTCAAGCAAGCCTTGAAGTTAAGGCTGGAACCATTATCCCTGGTGTTATGATCAGTGGTGTGAATAGTGATTTGCCGGGACAAATTATAGCCCAAGTAAGAGAAAGCGTTTACGATTCAGCTACTGGTCAAAATGTTTTAATTCCTATGGGGTCAAGGCTTATTGGCACATATGATAGTCAGGTATCTACCGGTCAAAAACGCGTACTTATTGCTTGGTCAAGAGTTATTTATCCTGATGGTTCTTCTTTGTCTCTTGGAAATATGCCGGGTTCAGATCAATCTGGTTATGCGGGATTTAGTGATAAAGTAAACAATCATTATTTAAAAATTTTTGGAAATGCTCTTATGCTTTCTGTTATTTCAGGAGCTTCTCAATTATCTCAACAAACACATAAGAGAGGCAATGAAGACAGTAAATTAACTACAGCAAAAGAAACGTTAGCAGCGGAGCTTGGTAGACAATGGGGCGAAGTGGGGATTGAAATGACCCGTAAAAATCTAAATATTCAACCAACAATTATCATACGCCCTGGTTATAATTTCAATGTTATGGTAACGAAAGATATCATTTTACCTTCTTGGCAAGGTCACCCAATGGCAGCGCTTCCTTATTAA
- the trbG gene encoding P-type conjugative transfer protein TrbG, giving the protein MFKKNIKNIFVGVAVLVTSTAMATGVSQTVNFISPQKIYLTGKEVWGLKLANEWKNNPAKPIRSSDGSVKYLYGATLPTLVCTPLEVCTIQLQAGETINSLHAGDTARWKISPSISGTGTAETTYIVVKPTDAGLTTNLFITTDRRTYMIKLASTQNSSIPVLSFVYPDDTDQDWAAYKTATDRRRTMLPTGQNLAALDFNFRITISDPKIKWYPRRVYTDGLKTYIELPGNGVSGTAPALIALGDDGGFFKKPSEKLINYRIIGNRYVVDTVISKVALISGVGSSQQRVTIIRGL; this is encoded by the coding sequence ATGTTTAAAAAAAATATCAAAAATATCTTTGTAGGTGTTGCTGTTCTTGTTACATCAACAGCCATGGCAACGGGTGTATCACAGACCGTCAATTTTATTTCTCCTCAAAAAATATATCTTACTGGTAAAGAAGTATGGGGACTTAAGTTAGCAAATGAATGGAAAAACAATCCAGCAAAACCTATCCGTTCCAGTGATGGTAGTGTCAAATATCTTTATGGAGCGACTTTGCCTACATTGGTTTGTACACCATTAGAAGTTTGTACAATTCAGTTACAAGCAGGTGAAACTATAAATTCTTTGCATGCTGGTGATACAGCTCGATGGAAAATTAGTCCAAGTATAAGTGGAACAGGAACAGCAGAGACAACTTATATTGTTGTAAAGCCTACAGATGCTGGTTTAACGACAAATCTTTTTATCACGACCGATAGACGTACTTACATGATTAAATTGGCTAGTACACAAAATTCGTCAATACCTGTTCTTTCTTTTGTTTATCCAGATGATACAGACCAAGACTGGGCCGCATATAAAACAGCTACAGATAGGCGTCGTACTATGTTGCCAACAGGTCAGAATTTAGCTGCTCTTGATTTTAATTTTCGCATTACGATTAGTGATCCAAAAATTAAATGGTATCCAAGGCGCGTTTATACAGATGGTTTAAAAACTTACATTGAATTACCTGGAAATGGGGTTAGTGGAACAGCACCTGCTCTAATTGCTCTTGGTGATGATGGTGGTTTTTTTAAAAAGCCTAGTGAGAAATTGATTAATTATCGAATTATTGGCAATCGGTATGTTGTTGATACAGTTATTAGCAAAGTTGCTCTTATTTCTGGTGTGGGAAGTTCTCAACAAAGAGTGACAATTATAAGAGGTCTTTAA
- the trbF gene encoding conjugal transfer protein TrbF: protein MSTTEDSVKNKPSNPYISARKEWMERYGDYVHAANNWRLATFGMIIITAVSVGAFIWKANEQTVVPYIVQTNSVGEVTHLSKANIASKPNTTHIRAALRNWLIGARTVYVDMRAEQDLINQTYSMTLPQSPAFSMLVEYHKQNDPYSRAANETVEVQVNAIVPVSNDTWQIEWTEKTRTRTGAIINTKLWQASATVILATPRTEQQMMINPIGLYVKQFSWTPRL from the coding sequence TTGAGTACAACTGAAGATTCTGTAAAAAATAAGCCATCTAATCCATATATTTCGGCGCGTAAAGAATGGATGGAAAGATATGGTGACTATGTTCACGCAGCCAATAATTGGCGTTTAGCAACATTTGGAATGATTATTATTACAGCAGTGTCTGTAGGAGCATTCATTTGGAAAGCAAATGAACAAACTGTTGTTCCTTATATTGTGCAAACCAATTCAGTAGGAGAGGTAACACATTTATCAAAAGCAAATATTGCTTCTAAACCAAATACAACACATATTCGTGCAGCATTGCGTAATTGGTTGATTGGAGCACGTACCGTTTATGTTGATATGAGAGCCGAACAAGATCTTATAAATCAAACATATTCAATGACTTTACCACAATCTCCAGCTTTTAGCATGCTTGTTGAGTATCATAAACAAAATGATCCTTATTCTCGTGCAGCAAATGAAACAGTAGAAGTTCAGGTTAATGCAATTGTTCCTGTTTCTAATGATACTTGGCAGATTGAGTGGACTGAAAAGACAAGAACACGAACGGGTGCCATTATCAATACAAAGCTTTGGCAAGCTTCAGCTACAGTTATTTTAGCAACACCAAGAACTGAACAGCAAATGATGATAAATCCCATTGGATTATATGTTAAGCAGTTTTCTTGGACACCAAGACTTTGA
- the traI gene encoding TraI/MobA(P) family conjugative relaxase, whose amino-acid sequence MIAKRVERKKATSNMARLARYIMDLDGGVFPRNWKLTSDYILDSNIQNSKKVASVRVTNCHTDDPVMATEFILKTQDQNKKSKSDKTYHLVLSFPAGETLEREILYEIEDKFCNALGYKDHQRISAIHKDTANLHVHIAINKINPENFRNYEPFFDKRTLMKTCQKIEQEYNLIKTPHGFEYKENQYSKYEIDDIENARQPKIKNFEYKTGIQSLSTYVRKITKEFDYTNWPELHKNLSDHGLIIKKQGNGLVIGIPDLDLWVKASSCDRGLSLSALEKKIGPYKSVKPIIHKQYVPIPHGKDSQTKTLLYSRYEEQKKASNIERQKRYQILRMQKIAFYNQLFVWYKQQCSLVKMAPKNSRAALRNTLKLQKKLRQQELKENQAVVKRKLAENKFPTWRDWLHQQANIGDKDAVNILHSMNERRAILSDNLLTTKTAKKTGVFLRKSLKPSFLKNGNILYKSMDGGTIIDAGEKIHAQKFTTGSAYIALSLAVEKFKDQPLVLNGTDEFKKEVARLAGIHGMSVVFSDPILNTFKNEVEQQDKNNTNDSIQEWIAERNRYTENLPHVMWSDEEAVFNYVGRRKIREKNVLLFELNQKIFVKETSSRGFVQAGYWGKSAKVKITKNSVKKLSDKEIEA is encoded by the coding sequence ATGATAGCTAAGCGTGTTGAAAGAAAAAAAGCAACATCAAATATGGCGCGATTGGCTCGCTATATAATGGATTTGGATGGAGGAGTTTTTCCAAGAAATTGGAAACTTACATCTGATTACATACTTGATAGTAACATACAAAATAGCAAAAAAGTAGCCTCAGTGAGGGTTACAAATTGTCATACAGATGACCCTGTTATGGCAACAGAATTTATTTTAAAAACTCAAGATCAAAATAAAAAATCAAAGTCTGATAAGACATATCATTTGGTGTTATCTTTTCCAGCTGGTGAAACTTTAGAAAGAGAAATACTTTATGAAATTGAAGATAAATTTTGTAATGCATTAGGTTATAAAGATCATCAGCGAATTTCAGCTATCCATAAAGATACAGCTAATTTGCATGTTCATATTGCTATCAATAAAATTAATCCTGAAAATTTTCGTAATTACGAGCCCTTTTTTGATAAACGCACACTTATGAAAACCTGTCAAAAAATTGAGCAAGAATATAATTTAATCAAGACACCTCATGGATTTGAATATAAAGAAAATCAGTATTCCAAATACGAAATTGATGATATTGAAAATGCAAGACAGCCAAAAATAAAAAATTTTGAGTATAAAACGGGAATACAATCTCTTTCTACTTATGTAAGAAAAATAACTAAGGAATTTGATTATACAAATTGGCCAGAGCTTCATAAAAATCTTTCAGATCACGGTCTTATTATAAAAAAACAAGGAAATGGATTGGTTATAGGGATACCAGATCTTGATTTATGGGTTAAGGCCAGTAGTTGTGATAGAGGATTATCTCTGTCTGCTCTTGAGAAAAAGATTGGACCTTATAAATCTGTAAAGCCAATTATACATAAACAATATGTACCAATTCCTCATGGGAAAGATAGTCAGACTAAGACACTTTTATATTCTCGATATGAAGAACAAAAAAAAGCAAGTAATATTGAACGGCAAAAAAGATATCAAATATTACGTATGCAAAAGATTGCTTTTTATAATCAGCTTTTTGTTTGGTATAAACAGCAGTGTTCTCTAGTAAAAATGGCACCTAAAAATTCACGTGCTGCGCTTCGCAATACGTTAAAATTACAAAAAAAACTTCGTCAACAAGAATTAAAAGAAAACCAGGCGGTTGTTAAAAGAAAACTAGCAGAAAATAAGTTTCCCACTTGGCGTGATTGGTTACATCAACAGGCAAATATTGGTGATAAAGATGCAGTAAATATTTTACATTCGATGAATGAACGTCGTGCTATTCTGTCTGATAATTTATTAACTACAAAAACGGCTAAAAAGACTGGTGTTTTTTTACGTAAAAGTTTGAAGCCTTCTTTTTTGAAAAATGGAAATATTCTATATAAAAGCATGGATGGTGGTACTATTATTGATGCTGGTGAAAAAATTCATGCGCAAAAATTTACTACGGGCTCTGCCTATATTGCGTTAAGTCTTGCTGTTGAAAAATTTAAAGATCAGCCACTTGTATTAAATGGTACAGATGAATTTAAAAAAGAAGTTGCTCGATTAGCTGGTATTCATGGTATGAGTGTTGTTTTTTCAGATCCTATTCTTAATACTTTTAAAAATGAAGTAGAACAACAAGATAAAAACAATACTAATGATTCAATTCAAGAATGGATAGCAGAACGTAATAGATATACTGAAAATCTTCCTCATGTTATGTGGAGTGATGAAGAAGCTGTATTTAATTATGTAGGGCGTCGAAAAATTAGAGAAAAAAATGTTCTTCTCTTTGAATTAAATCAGAAGATTTTTGTTAAAGAGACATCAAGCAGAGGTTTTGTACAAGCCGGATATTGGGGAAAAAGTGCAAAAGTTAAAATTACAAAAAACAGTGTCAAAAAACTTTCCGATAAAGAAATAGAAGCTTAA